A region of the Pseudomonas anguilliseptica genome:
TCGCCATCAGCGGATAGGCCGGCCGACCGCCTTCACCCTTGGGGTAATACGGTTCGATCAGTGCGATCAAACCCTTCCACGGCACCACCCGATCCATCTCGATCAGGAACAACTCTTTGCGGGTCTGCTTGCGTTTGCCGGCGTACTCGGCATCGGCGAAGGTCATTTGCTTCATCGGAAAACTCGGCGGGTGGCGTCCGGGCATTTTGCCAAAATCAGGAAGTCTTATTCAGAGTTTCCCTAGGGGTTGGAGCGGGATAGAACACCGGCTTCTCCACTAGCACCGAACGGTAGTTCTGCGCTTTGAAGTCTGGCGATACCCAGCGCATCACCGGCGCCCCGCTGGCCGACTGCGCCGGCTGCAACTGCGAGTAATCACTGAGAAAGCCGGAGTATTGCGACGGTTGGGTGGTTTTGCTGGCGCAACCGGCCAGCAGCACGGTTACGGACAGGCCAAGGGCTAGGGCTTTGAGTTGCATAGCAGAACTCTCTGTTGGGGAAATTGGCATAACTGTAGACCAAGCTAGCATAACCGTTGGTCAACTTGTCAGCGGCCACAGTGCAGTCTGCAAACTGTGTATTAGCGCCCTCTAGGGGCAACTGCAAAGCCTTAATAGCGGCTAAATACCAGGGCCTTCAGCGCGCTGTCAGGCTGGCTGTCGGGGAATTCCGGCGGGTTCTGCAGGCGCTCGCTAAAGCGCAGGCTCGGCGCTTCGCTGGCCATGGCCTGGATCAGGTAATCCGGGCCGATT
Encoded here:
- a CDS encoding DUF3313 family protein: MQLKALALGLSVTVLLAGCASKTTQPSQYSGFLSDYSQLQPAQSASGAPVMRWVSPDFKAQNYRSVLVEKPVFYPAPTPRETLNKTS